In the genome of Abyssalbus ytuae, the window AAGGACCTGTTTACCTTCGTTTTGGAAGGCCTTCCGTACCAATTTTCACTCCGGCAGATCAAAAATTTGAAATTGGTAAGGCAATAATGCTTAATGAAGGTACCGATGTAACAATTGTAGCCACAGGGCATCTTGTGTGGGAAGCCATTCAGGCAGGAGAAGCTTTGGAAGCTAAAGGAATAACCGCCGAAATTATAAATATTCATACTATAAAGCCTTTAGATGAAGAGGCTATTTTAAAATCTGTGAAAAAAACAGGTTGTATAGTTACCTGCGAAGAACATAACTATCTGGGTGGTTTAGGTGAAAGTGTTGCGGGACTACTAGCCAGAAATACTCCTGTACCTCAGGAATTTGTAGCGGTTAACGATTCATTCGGAGAAAGTGGTACTCCGGCCCAGTTAATGGAAAAGTATGGTCTTAACAGCCAGTCAATAGTTTTGGCAGCAGAGAAAGTTTTAAAAAGAAAATAATATCCTGCATAAAACGTTTATAAGCATAGATAACAATAAATCAATAGATTATGAAAAAGATTTTTTTATTAATATTCCTACTATCTACAGGTATTACTTTTTCCCAAACTGAAAAAAATTGGGGTATAAAAGCCGGTTTAAATTATAGTTCTAACGGTGATTTATTTGCTGAAATACCTGAAGCTACAAATGATATTAAAACCGGTTCAGATTCTAAAGTAGGATTTCATTTTGGAGTTTTTGGAAAGTTAGATTTTCCTAAAATTTACCTGCGTCCGGAATTAGTGTACACAAAAACAAAGAGTGATTATGATGGAGCTGATTTTGATATGAGCAAATTAGACCTTCCTGTTCTGTTAGGATATAAAATAATTGGCCCTTTAAGTGTATTTGCAGGTCCTTCATTCCAATACATTTTAGATACTGATTTAGAAGGTACAGACCTGGAGGATGTTGAAAATGACTTTACAGTGGGTTTAAATGTGGGAGCTGCTGTTAATTTAGGCAACATTGGATTGGATGTGAGATATGAAAGAGGATTCAGTGAAAATGAGGCATCCTTTATTTCTAATAACATAACTGATGTAAGTGGCAGGGTTGATTCCCGTCCGTCTCAATTAATTTTCAGCCTTTCTTTAAGATTATAAAAAAACAGTTTCTACATAAAAAAATGCCCTTAGTTTTTAAGGGCATTTTTTGTTAATTGTCTTTATCCAGATAATCCGGTATCCCGTCTCCATCAGTATCATCAGCTATTCCGTCATCATTTTTATCATACTCATACTTTGTTAGTACTCCATCACCATCGTCATCTATATCCAAATAGTTAGGTATGTTGTCTTCGTCCGTATCATCATTTTCCGGGTATCCGTCACCATCAACATCTTCGTCTTTACTTAAAATCCCATCCGGGTCTGCAAAATTCCCGCTACTTGTAATCAAAATATCCGAATCAGTTTCTTCAAAAGTAAGCATATCCATAGTAAAAATTAAAGACTGATATTGGCCACCTCCCCTGGTTTCGTTAAAATATGCTAATCCCGATGGCATTACGACTATTCCCCGTCCGTAATCATCATTCCAGTTAATAGTTTTATCGGGATTAATAGTAAAACCGGTAGAAGCATTTAATTCTATGGCAAACTCTCTCATTCCCCTTACAACTCCTCCCAACAATGGAAAGGTCACACCTGTAGTATTAACATCAAAACGTTCATTTTGAAGATTAAGCCCTTTATACCTTACAAAGGCATCTGCCGAAGATGAAGGCTTATCACCTGCCCCGGGCCTTACCTGCAAATAATATAATTTATGGTCTACATCATTATATTTTATTGTTTTTACAGTCATCTGCTCTATAAGAGGAGTCTTATCGGCATTTTCACCCGCTATGGTATCAATAAGTATCTCTTTCTCTTCTCCTTCACCTATATAGTAAAAGTGAGTTTCTAAAAATTCAACTATTTCCGCATCGTTTTCCAGTGCTACTTCTCCATAATCTCTTAAAGGCTCCCCACCTCCATCATCATCTTTATTACAACCTAAAAATAAAATGCCAAATATGAGTAAACCTGATAACCCTTTTATTTTCATCATCAATATTAAAATTTTGAGTGCGCAAGATAGTATTTTCTAGTATTTTTGTTTTAAGCATTAACGATTTTTTTTATTTTGTATCCTATGCGTATTGATAAGTTTTTATGGTGCACACGATATTACAAAACCCGAAACATGGCCACTGAGGCATGTAAAAAAGGACACATTAGGGTAAATGAACAAGTTGTAAAACCATCAAGGGAAGTATACCAGCTGGATAAAATATTGGTGAGGAAAAATCAGATCAATTACCAACTCACCGTTCTGGATATTCCTGAAAACAGGGTAGGCGCAAAACTGGTGGATATATACAGAAAAGACACTACTCCGGCTGAGGCTTTTGAACACACTGAATTATTAAAGTTTTCGAAAGATTATTACCGGAAAAAAGGAACCGGAAGGCCTACAAAAAAAGACCGGAGAAATATTGATGATTTTTTAGATGAAGGATATGACGAAACTGAATAAAGAATACTGGGAAGAAAAATATAAAACAGGGCAAACAGGTTGGGATATAGGACACGTTTCTACTCCAATTAAGGAGTATATAGACCAGATTAAGAATAAAGATATAAAAATTCTGATTCCGGGAGCCGGCCACAGCTATGAAGCAGAATATCTTTATGAAAAAGGGTTTAAAAATATTTATGTTGCAGACATTGCCGCCGCTCCATTAAATACCTTTAAAAAGAGGCTTCCTAAATTTCCTGAGGAACATCTCATACAAGCGGATTTTTTTGATATTTCCGGAACGTTTGACCTTATTATTGAACATACTTTTTTTTGTGCCTTAAACCCTTTAAAAAGGAAGGATTATGCCCTTAAAGTTTTTGATATCTTAAATGAGAAAGGTAAAATTGCCGGATTGCTTTTTGATTTTCCTCTTACAGAAAAAGGGCCACCATACGGAGGTTGTAAGGAAGAATATGTGGAATATTTTAATCCGTATTTTAAAATTAATAAAATTGAAGCCTGTTATAATTCAATTAAACCACGAAAAGAAAGAGAACTGTTTTTTATATTTGAAAAAAAGTAAATATGCCTGTTATTGATAATAAAATACTTGATCATCAACAAATACACCATAAAATAATGCGTATTTCTTATCAGATTTATGAGACTTTCGTTGATGAAGATGAAATAATAATTGCCGGAATATCTGGAGGCGGATTGACATTTGCAAAAAAGATACATGAAGCTTTCGAAAAAATATCCGATATTAAAATGATATTGTGTGAGGTTAAAATAGACAAAGAAAACCTCTTGTCCGGTATTAAAACCTCTCTATCCGAAGAGGAATACACAAATAAGTCAGTTGTATTAGTAGACGATGTTTTAAACTCAGGAGGTACACTTATATACGCAGTACGCCATTTTTTAAATGTTCCGCTCCGTAAATTTAAAACGGTGGTACTTGTTGACAGAAATCATAAAAAATACCCGGTAAAAGCCGATTTTAAAGGGATTTCCCTGTCCACTTCACTACACGAACATGTAGAAGTAAGCTTTAAGGCTAATGATTATTCTGTTTATTTAACTTAACTTTTTAATTACTTTTTTGGCAATTTTCTTCCTCGATTTTCCATCCACATTCACTATGTGGTGTGATTGCATGTAATAGAAATTACGCTCAAAAAGATGTTTTCTAATAAATTCGGAAAGATCAGCATTATCAATATTTTTAATCAAAGGCCTTTGGTCTTTTCTTTTTTTGAGTCTTTTATATAAAGTATCAACAGAAGCTTTTAAATAAAACACATACGGTGTGGCTTTTAATATCATTTCCATATTGTCACCATAACAAGGTGTCCCCCCTCCCAAAGAAACTATCTTATTTGTTTCGGTTTCTAAAAGTTGCTTTAAATACTCCCGTTCTTTTTTCCTGAAATAGACTTCTCCTTTTTTTTCAAAAATTTCTGTGATACTCATTCCCTCATTTTCTTCAATATAATCATCTAGGTCTACAAGATTGATTTTACTTTTTTTGGCAATTTTTTTTCCGATAGCAGATTTCCCACTGCCCATATAGCCAATTAAAATTACTGTCATAAATTATAAAGTACCTTATTTTTAAGGTGTTTTGAAAGTTAAATTAAAAAAAAACAAATTTATATTAAAATCGGCTTGAAAAGTAAATAATTGATGTTATATTTGCACCCGCATTCAAGAAATGTGAATGACTCGGTAGCTCAGTTGGTAGAGCACAACACTTTTAATGTTGGGGTCCTGGGTTCGAGCCCCAGCCGGGTCACTTTTATTTAAAAAACGTACCTTTTTATTAAGGTATTTTTTATTGACTCGGTAGCTCAGTTGGTAGAGCACAACACTTTTAATGTTGGGGTCCTGGGTTCGAGCCCCAGCCGGGTCACAAGAAAGTTGAGCACTTGCTTAACTTTTTTTATTTTTGAATATAATTTAGCCCAGGTGCTGGAATTGGTAGACAGGCTTGGTTGAGGGCCAAGTGTCCATTAGGGCGTGCAGGTTCGACTCCTGTTCTGGGCACAGAAAAAGCGAGTTTTTTTAAACTCGCTTTTTTTATTTCTCCTCTTTTCCTACTTATCAATTTTTAATCATAAGCTTAAACTAATAACTCCTCTTCTTTCATATTTATTTAGTAAATTTGTTTAAATTTTTTATAATAACAATGAACATTGTAAAAGATAATTTCAGTATAAAAGACCTGGAAAACCTGTCCGGAATTAAAGCACACACCATACGCATTTGGGAAAAGAGGTATAGATTACTGTCACCCAAACGTACCAACACCAATATACGTTACTATTCTTTAGGTAGTTTACAGAAGTTGCTAAACATTACCATGTTATACAATAACGGGTATAAAATTTCAAGAATAGCCGAAATTCCGGAAGATAAAATACCTGTTTTGGTCAGAGAAATTGTTTCTGAAAATAGCATTAAAGACCAGTCAATAAACTCCTTTAAACTGGCAATGGTTAATTTTGACCAGGGTCTCTTCAGTAAAACATATAACAACCTGTTATCAAGCAAAACATTCAGAGAAATTTTTTATGATGTCTTCATCCCGTTGCTTGAAGAATTAGGTTTACTCTGGCAAACCGATACTATTACACCTGCCCATGAGCATTTTATAACCGGCCTTATCAAACAAAAGATAATTATTAACATAGAAAGGCTGCAGGTAAACGATTCGGGCAAAAATAACAAAGTGTTTGTCCTTTTTCTACCCGAAAATGAAATTCACGAAATCGGCCTTCTGTATTTAAACTATGAAATCCTTCTCAGGGGATACCAGTCGATATATCTTGGTCCGACTATTCCTATGGAAAGCCTCACTGATCTGTTAAAATATTTTAGCAATATAACTTTTCTATCCTATTTTACTATTGAACCAAATAAAGAACGGATTAATACCTATCTGCAAAAATTTAATGATACACTACTTACTGAGAACAATAAATTATGGGTTTTAGGTCATCTTACTAATGAAATTTCACTCCAAAATTCCCCTAATAATATCCGTATTTTTAATTCAATCGCGGAAATAAGTAACTTTTTATAAATCTATTCTCATTCATTGTTTAACTTTTTTATATATTTGTTAAACAATGAATGAGAAAATATTAATAATCGGTTCAGGTTTTTCGTCACTTTCTGCGGCATGCTATCTTGCCAAAGAAGGATATGAAGTTACTGTTCTTGAAAAAAATAAAAACCTGGGAGGAAGAGCCCGACAATTAATAAAAGAAGGATTTACTTTTGATATGGGGCCTACCTGGTATTGGATGCCTGATGTTTTTGAAAGGTTTTTTGCAGATTTTAATAAAACCCCCTCCGATTATTATTCTTTAAAAAAACTGGATCCCGCTTACCAAATCTATTTTGGACCAAATGATAGTATAAATATTGAAGATACACTTGAAAAAATTTCGACTGCATTTGAAAAAGAGGAACCGGGAAGTTCAAAAACCCTGACCAAGTTTATTACAAAAGCTAAAAATAATTATGATATAGCCATAAAAGACCTGGTGTACAAACCAGGCGTGAGTCCATTAGAATTAGTCTCAGTTAAAACCATAAAAAAACTAGGTCAATTTTTTGGAAACATACAGAGTGATATTGAAAAAGAATTTAAAAATAAACGCCTCTCTCAAATATTAAAATTTCCGGTGCTTTTTCTGGGTGCCAAACCCAGTGACACCCCATCATTTTACAATTTTATGAATTATGCCGATTTTGGTTTGGGTACATGGTACCCCGACAACGGAATGTATGAAGTTGTAAAGGGTATACATACATTGGCTCTGGAACTGGGTGTGAAATTTATAACCAATAGTCCTGTTGAAAAAATAATTGTTGAGAACAATAAATGTTTTGGAGTAATAAGTAACAACAAAATGTATATATCGGATATAGTTTTAAGTGGTGCAGACTACCACCATACTGAATCTTTGTTGGACAAAAAATACCGGGCATACAGTGAAAAATACTGGGAGAAAAAAGTGTTTGCACCATCATCGTTACTTTTCTACACAGGTTTCAATAAAAAATTGTCGGGTGTTGAACATCATACACTTTTTTTTGATGTAGATTTTGATAATCACGCAACATCAATATACGATAAGCCGGGTTGGCCCGAAAAACCTCTCTTCTATGCCAGTTTTCCATCGATCACAGATAAGAAGTGTGCTCCGGAAGGATATGAAGCCGGTATTTTTCTTATTCCGCTTGCTCCCGGAATTAATGATACTCCACAATTAAGAGAGGAGTATTTTAATATCATAATAGAAAGAATAGAAAAAAACACAGGAAATGATCTTAAAAATAATATTATCTTTAAAGAGTCTTTTTGTATAAACGACTTTATCAAAGATTATAATTCCTACAAAGGAAATGCTTACGGCATGGCAAATACGCTTATGCAAACTGCATTTTTAAGACCCAAACTGAAAAGTAAAAAAGTTAAAAACCTTTATTTTACAGGACAACTAACAGTACCCGGCCCGGGTGTTCCACCTTCACTAATCTCCGGTAAACTTTCAGCAGGATTAATAGTTAAACAACTAAAGAAAAACTTATGAAAACAATTTTTGATAATGTTTCTTATCAATGTAGCAGGGCAGTAACTAAAAATTACAGTACTTCTTTTTCCCTGGCTACTAAAATGCTGGCTCCTTCCATAAGACAAGATATTTATAACATTTACGGGTTTGTAAGGCTTGCTGATGAAATTGTAGATACTTTTCATGAGTACAATAAAGAAGAGCTTTTAACTTCATTTGAAAACAGTCTTTTTAAAGCGATACAGGATAAAATAAGCTTGAATCCGATACTGAATTCCTTTCAACATACGTATCATATGTATAATTTAGATATAAATCACATTAACTCTTTCTTAAAAAGTATGAAAATGGATTTACATAAAGAAAATTACTTAACCAGCATGGAATACAAAGAATACATCTACGGATCAGCTGATGTGGTTGGACTTATGTGTTTAAAAGTTTTTGTAAACGGAAACCATTCCAAATTTGAAGAGTTAAAAGATGCTGCTATGTCTCTTGGGTCGGCATTTCAAAAAGTAAATTTTTTAAGAGACCTGAAAACAGATCTTAAAGATTTAAAAAGAAGTTATTTTCCTAATGCCGATTTTAATAATTTAAATGAAGAAACAAAAAAGATTATAATTGAGGAAATAGAGAATGACTTTAGAAAGGGTTATGAAGGAATACTTAACTTACCGGTAGAAGCTAAATTCGGAGTATATACGGCCTACCGATATTATAAAAAACTTTTACAAAAACTAAAAAGTACTCCATCTGTAGATATAATGAACACCAGGATAAGAATACCTAATTATACGAAACTGGAACTACTTGCAAGATGTTATGTAAGACATCAATTAAATTTTATGTAATTATGAGCACGACTATTTTAATTAATATTTTCGTATTCCTGCTAACTTTTGCCATTATGGAATTTATGGCGTGGTTTACACACAAATTTATAATGCACGGCTTTTTATGGTCCCTGCATAAAGATCATCATAAAAAAGACCATGATTCATGGTTTGAAAGAAATGACACTTTCTTTATTTTTTATGCACTGGTAAGCATTGGTTTTTTCCTGTTATGGAAATTTGAACTTTTAAGTATAGGTTTGGCTATTGGTTTAGGCATTTTAGCCTACGGAATTACCTATTTTATTGTGCATGATATATTTATTCATCAAAGGTTTAAAATTTTTAGAAACATAAATAATAAGTATGCCAGGGCAGTAAGAAGGGCGCACAAAATGCATCATAAACACATTCATAAAAGAGATGGTGAATGTTTCGGAATGCTTATTTTCCCTTATAAATATTACAAAAATGCTTAATTAAGCAAATCATTCAAAGTTTCCCTGAATTTTTCACTATTCCAATCTGCCGCTCCCACTTTTGAAACCACAATATCACCTTCTTTGCTTATTAAAAAAGTAGCAGGTATTCCACTGGTATCAAAATCATCCGGTACTCTTGTAATGGAATGGTAAACCGGCAAGTTATATTCATTTTTATCTAAAAATTTCACAATTGCCTCTTCTTTATCATTAGTGACAAATAAAAATTCCATTTTATCACCATAATCATTATATAGTGTTTGCAAAGATGGCATTTCAGCAATACAGGGGGGGCACCACGTAGCCCAAAAATTAACTAAAATCAATTTTCCTTTTGCATTATTAAAATTATATACATTGCCATCCAAATTCCTTAATTTCCAATTATAAGTGTTTAAGCTTTCTCTTTTTTCTTCTTTTATTACCGATGGACTAAAAGAAAGAACTTTGTTTAACCATATTTGCACCGGTTTCCTGACGGGCGTAAAAATTAAAACTACAAGGAGTATTAAAAAAATTAAATTCGAAACCTGATTTCTAGAAATTTTCATAGTAAAAAATAAAGCGTATTTTCTATGTCGAAAATACGCTTTTAAACTAACAATCTCTTATAAAATTACCGGGAAACTGTTCCTGAAGGAAAAGAGCCTTCATTAAACATCATTTCATAGGTTTCATGATCGGCCGCATTCTCCGGTATTGAAACAGCCAAAGGTTTTAAGGTAAAAGGTGCAGGGCTATTATCGGGTTCGGGTTCTATAGATATTACTGCCAACCCTCCGGATAAATCTACAGGAAAATTTAATCCGTTTGGTGCATTTATCAGATAGTCTTCACCAGGAAACGGAGGACCGGGATTCATAGTACTGCTAAACCCGTCAAATTCATCTGCTGCATTAACATCAGTAAATTTGCCCGATGTAACCGGCACACCATTAATAACAGCCCATCCTTCATATTTCCAGCCTGCCGGCAAATCTGGTAAATCCAAACCCACTGCCGGACTACCCGATGTTAAATCTAAAAACCATATCCCGCTATTTTCGTCTGAATCTCCTCCATTGGTAGGTGTTGCTAAAATATATTTACCTGAGGAGGATGAAAAATTTCCGACAATCGAAGTACTTACTGTTGCCGAATTTCCTGCAAAGTCCCCCACTAATATTTTGGTTTCTGCAGGAGCAGGATCAGTATCTGCTGCAGGTTCAATTGACAATACAAAAGTTGTTGCCATTTCTAACATTTCAGCATTCACCGGAAATAAGGTTTGAGATAACTGACCGGAAGAATTCACTGTAAATGTTCCTGTTGATATGGGAGTCCCGTTTACAATTATCCATCCTTCATAAATAAAATCAGAGCCTAAACTCTCTAATCCGTTTAAGTTGAGATAAATATTACTCTCTGTATTATTTCCACCATCGTCATCATTATTACATGATATTGACATCAGGCCCACTAAAAATACTGCTATTAAAACATTTCTTATCATCGCAATTTGGTTTAATTGATTTCTAATAAACCAAAAGTATCAATGTAGAAAATGTTAAAATGTAAGCTGGCTTACATTAAGCTATTTTTTTTAACCTTATTTCCTTTCTGCTAAAATCTATTAGATTTTCTTCCTTTAATTCATTAAGAATTAAGTTTAAAGTGGGACGCGTAGTTCCTATAAGTGAAGCAATATCTTTTTGGGTATAGGGATGTTTCACTACCCTGTGACCGGTATTTTTACAATCGTAGCCATACTCTTCACAAAGTTCTTTTAAAAATTCCAGTAAGCGTGTTTTGGTGTCTTTAAACAGTAACAGTTCCAACCGTCTTTCGAGTTTTTTCATCTTCAAACCGATAAACTTATATATTTTAAGGGAAAAAGTTTTATTATCGTTCATTAATTGATGAAGAGTATCAACACTAACCGCACAAATAGAAGTTTCATTTTCCAGTGATTGAGCAAATTCATTTCGTTTTT includes:
- a CDS encoding outer membrane beta-barrel protein; this translates as MKKIFLLIFLLSTGITFSQTEKNWGIKAGLNYSSNGDLFAEIPEATNDIKTGSDSKVGFHFGVFGKLDFPKIYLRPELVYTKTKSDYDGADFDMSKLDLPVLLGYKIIGPLSVFAGPSFQYILDTDLEGTDLEDVENDFTVGLNVGAAVNLGNIGLDVRYERGFSENEASFISNNITDVSGRVDSRPSQLIFSLSLRL
- a CDS encoding FKBP-type peptidyl-prolyl cis-trans isomerase; the protein is MMKIKGLSGLLIFGILFLGCNKDDDGGGEPLRDYGEVALENDAEIVEFLETHFYYIGEGEEKEILIDTIAGENADKTPLIEQMTVKTIKYNDVDHKLYYLQVRPGAGDKPSSSADAFVRYKGLNLQNERFDVNTTGVTFPLLGGVVRGMREFAIELNASTGFTINPDKTINWNDDYGRGIVVMPSGLAYFNETRGGGQYQSLIFTMDMLTFEETDSDILITSSGNFADPDGILSKDEDVDGDGYPENDDTDEDNIPNYLDIDDDGDGVLTKYEYDKNDDGIADDTDGDGIPDYLDKDN
- a CDS encoding RNA-binding S4 domain-containing protein → MRIDKFLWCTRYYKTRNMATEACKKGHIRVNEQVVKPSREVYQLDKILVRKNQINYQLTVLDIPENRVGAKLVDIYRKDTTPAEAFEHTELLKFSKDYYRKKGTGRPTKKDRRNIDDFLDEGYDETE
- a CDS encoding TPMT family class I SAM-dependent methyltransferase, which codes for MTKLNKEYWEEKYKTGQTGWDIGHVSTPIKEYIDQIKNKDIKILIPGAGHSYEAEYLYEKGFKNIYVADIAAAPLNTFKKRLPKFPEEHLIQADFFDISGTFDLIIEHTFFCALNPLKRKDYALKVFDILNEKGKIAGLLFDFPLTEKGPPYGGCKEEYVEYFNPYFKINKIEACYNSIKPRKERELFFIFEKK
- a CDS encoding phosphoribosyltransferase family protein, producing MPVIDNKILDHQQIHHKIMRISYQIYETFVDEDEIIIAGISGGGLTFAKKIHEAFEKISDIKMILCEVKIDKENLLSGIKTSLSEEEYTNKSVVLVDDVLNSGGTLIYAVRHFLNVPLRKFKTVVLVDRNHKKYPVKADFKGISLSTSLHEHVEVSFKANDYSVYLT
- a CDS encoding shikimate kinase, producing the protein MTVILIGYMGSGKSAIGKKIAKKSKINLVDLDDYIEENEGMSITEIFEKKGEVYFRKKEREYLKQLLETETNKIVSLGGGTPCYGDNMEMILKATPYVFYLKASVDTLYKRLKKRKDQRPLIKNIDNADLSEFIRKHLFERNFYYMQSHHIVNVDGKSRKKIAKKVIKKLS
- a CDS encoding MerR family transcriptional regulator, whose protein sequence is MNIVKDNFSIKDLENLSGIKAHTIRIWEKRYRLLSPKRTNTNIRYYSLGSLQKLLNITMLYNNGYKISRIAEIPEDKIPVLVREIVSENSIKDQSINSFKLAMVNFDQGLFSKTYNNLLSSKTFREIFYDVFIPLLEELGLLWQTDTITPAHEHFITGLIKQKIIINIERLQVNDSGKNNKVFVLFLPENEIHEIGLLYLNYEILLRGYQSIYLGPTIPMESLTDLLKYFSNITFLSYFTIEPNKERINTYLQKFNDTLLTENNKLWVLGHLTNEISLQNSPNNIRIFNSIAEISNFL
- a CDS encoding phytoene desaturase family protein, coding for MNEKILIIGSGFSSLSAACYLAKEGYEVTVLEKNKNLGGRARQLIKEGFTFDMGPTWYWMPDVFERFFADFNKTPSDYYSLKKLDPAYQIYFGPNDSINIEDTLEKISTAFEKEEPGSSKTLTKFITKAKNNYDIAIKDLVYKPGVSPLELVSVKTIKKLGQFFGNIQSDIEKEFKNKRLSQILKFPVLFLGAKPSDTPSFYNFMNYADFGLGTWYPDNGMYEVVKGIHTLALELGVKFITNSPVEKIIVENNKCFGVISNNKMYISDIVLSGADYHHTESLLDKKYRAYSEKYWEKKVFAPSSLLFYTGFNKKLSGVEHHTLFFDVDFDNHATSIYDKPGWPEKPLFYASFPSITDKKCAPEGYEAGIFLIPLAPGINDTPQLREEYFNIIIERIEKNTGNDLKNNIIFKESFCINDFIKDYNSYKGNAYGMANTLMQTAFLRPKLKSKKVKNLYFTGQLTVPGPGVPPSLISGKLSAGLIVKQLKKNL
- a CDS encoding phytoene/squalene synthase family protein; this encodes MKTIFDNVSYQCSRAVTKNYSTSFSLATKMLAPSIRQDIYNIYGFVRLADEIVDTFHEYNKEELLTSFENSLFKAIQDKISLNPILNSFQHTYHMYNLDINHINSFLKSMKMDLHKENYLTSMEYKEYIYGSADVVGLMCLKVFVNGNHSKFEELKDAAMSLGSAFQKVNFLRDLKTDLKDLKRSYFPNADFNNLNEETKKIIIEEIENDFRKGYEGILNLPVEAKFGVYTAYRYYKKLLQKLKSTPSVDIMNTRIRIPNYTKLELLARCYVRHQLNFM
- a CDS encoding sterol desaturase family protein — translated: MSTTILINIFVFLLTFAIMEFMAWFTHKFIMHGFLWSLHKDHHKKDHDSWFERNDTFFIFYALVSIGFFLLWKFELLSIGLAIGLGILAYGITYFIVHDIFIHQRFKIFRNINNKYARAVRRAHKMHHKHIHKRDGECFGMLIFPYKYYKNA
- a CDS encoding TlpA family protein disulfide reductase produces the protein MKISRNQVSNLIFLILLVVLIFTPVRKPVQIWLNKVLSFSPSVIKEEKRESLNTYNWKLRNLDGNVYNFNNAKGKLILVNFWATWCPPCIAEMPSLQTLYNDYGDKMEFLFVTNDKEEAIVKFLDKNEYNLPVYHSITRVPDDFDTSGIPATFLISKEGDIVVSKVGAADWNSEKFRETLNDLLN
- a CDS encoding anti-sigma factor; its protein translation is MIRNVLIAVFLVGLMSISCNNDDDGGNNTESNIYLNLNGLESLGSDFIYEGWIIVNGTPISTGTFTVNSSGQLSQTLFPVNAEMLEMATTFVLSIEPAADTDPAPAETKILVGDFAGNSATVSTSIVGNFSSSSGKYILATPTNGGDSDENSGIWFLDLTSGSPAVGLDLPDLPAGWKYEGWAVINGVPVTSGKFTDVNAADEFDGFSSTMNPGPPFPGEDYLINAPNGLNFPVDLSGGLAVISIEPEPDNSPAPFTLKPLAVSIPENAADHETYEMMFNEGSFPSGTVSR
- a CDS encoding Crp/Fnr family transcriptional regulator; its protein translation is MNTLWFFNDVNLFKILCPHKFAAYKECHQFDFYKKNDYIYFEDDSANKIFLIEKGKIKIGYYTEDGNEVIKAILTKGEIFGEKALLGEEKRNEFAQSLENETSICAVSVDTLHQLMNDNKTFSLKIYKFIGLKMKKLERRLELLLFKDTKTRLLEFLKELCEEYGYDCKNTGHRVVKHPYTQKDIASLIGTTRPTLNLILNELKEENLIDFSRKEIRLKKIA